A region from the Oculatellaceae cyanobacterium genome encodes:
- a CDS encoding GDSL-type esterase/lipase family protein translates to MSDPYLLAATLLANRQMATLPAKKPFLTQLDQQSVMLGSSADQKLGANETIVPSKEVTTPEFSKQPVKSKSHSLRTKTSKVLSVTTGTHKQLIPHIPSELKQKPVLLPVSGTQLYFQRLAALKTGRIYTRVFEDQFSFNVKTTRKPTYEEWKKLLSVEARAIASGQGANHLSILVGDSLSLCFPIERLSGNRFWLNQGISGDTSGGILRRLSAFAKTRPDAIYLMAGINDLRKGAKDNTILNNYRQILRYLRRNHPQSFVVVQSILPTRLNSAFNQRIRNLNEKLLIMAHQEGANYLNLQVVFSDTQGNLRRDLTTDGLHLSLRGYELWHSGLKQAENWIALNNQ, encoded by the coding sequence ATGAGCGATCCCTATCTGCTGGCTGCTACATTACTAGCAAACCGCCAAATGGCAACCTTGCCTGCAAAAAAACCTTTCTTGACGCAATTAGATCAGCAGTCAGTAATGTTAGGTAGCAGTGCAGATCAAAAATTGGGTGCTAATGAAACTATTGTTCCTAGTAAGGAAGTAACCACTCCTGAATTTAGTAAACAGCCAGTTAAATCTAAATCTCATAGCTTACGAACAAAAACATCTAAAGTTTTATCAGTAACTACAGGCACACATAAACAACTAATACCGCATATACCATCTGAATTGAAGCAAAAGCCTGTGCTATTACCAGTATCTGGTACTCAGCTATATTTTCAAAGATTAGCTGCTCTCAAAACAGGCAGAATTTATACTCGTGTTTTTGAGGATCAGTTCTCATTCAATGTCAAAACAACTCGTAAACCCACTTATGAAGAGTGGAAAAAATTGCTGTCCGTAGAAGCTAGAGCGATCGCATCAGGTCAAGGCGCAAATCATCTTAGTATTTTAGTAGGTGACTCCCTGAGTTTATGCTTTCCTATAGAGCGTTTGTCGGGTAATCGTTTTTGGCTCAACCAAGGAATTTCGGGAGATACCTCTGGCGGGATATTGAGGCGACTATCTGCATTTGCCAAAACTCGACCTGATGCGATTTATCTCATGGCTGGAATCAACGATTTACGTAAAGGTGCTAAAGATAACACTATTCTGAATAATTATCGCCAAATTCTACGTTATTTACGACGTAACCATCCACAAAGCTTTGTAGTTGTACAATCAATTCTTCCCACTCGGCTTAATTCAGCTTTTAACCAGAGAATTCGTAACCTCAACGAAAAACTTCTGATCATGGCTCATCAAGAAGGAGCCAACTATTTAAACTTACAAGTTGTGTTTAGCGATACTCAAGGTAATTTACGGAGGGATTTAACTACAGATGGGCTACATTTAAGCCTGCGTGGTTATGAACTTTGGCACTCAGGTCTAAAACAGGCAGAAAACTGGATAGCGTTAAATAATCAATGA
- a CDS encoding RNA-directed DNA polymerase, whose protein sequence is MKPELLAVRAINQYRRRDVLAYLGLRYYLDNDCAKNDIWARDISTHLVKTRESPVYFRSYHFKEMAEGDINVVHRNIYLPGPNEILAESALLYDCSAEPAFQSSQCVYSYRFSELSSKQGIFQNYFPGFQERNNSIAKVCNSLNSTDAIVRYTDIKKFYPTISHELALQAWKSTCESSNISATSRELGERLLTQHAETAKEHKEGLGILTGPMFSHLIANLILANVDKLMFKNMGGKYWRYVDDFVLIGSVGQVESSRKLLNTILSDMGFKLHDERKDFEVKLNEWLEESNSLEYSMTNRWTTLIANIKRFLIANPEQKVNLEQAFSQVEVNISLLDYSNAVVESSYRQKFSDWFVRYSWFPNSIRVLTIDKLVRDAVQARNIYYQHIKNILNGNNNFEGYKRKQLISKLRFYARRLSYLATSDTLSSLSSTLSIYPELSLQARVMSAIHSRDVSLLVKYGTDAVQAAAQILRIKPNAVTCSLHSFGEVELQGLAILRLNGIEIKFRGDVNSQTIIDPLNQFALNINSAELMKSNNLFIKEIACLRGVESLSRHKYMLDNAFDRDEQLSLDIIDQLQAYSYF, encoded by the coding sequence ATGAAACCAGAACTGTTAGCTGTCAGAGCAATTAATCAGTATCGTCGTCGTGACGTATTAGCCTATCTTGGGTTGCGTTATTACTTAGACAATGATTGTGCAAAGAACGATATTTGGGCTAGAGATATCTCAACGCATCTTGTTAAGACAAGAGAATCGCCTGTTTATTTTCGCTCTTATCATTTCAAGGAGATGGCTGAAGGCGATATTAATGTAGTTCACAGAAATATTTATTTACCAGGACCAAATGAGATACTTGCTGAATCAGCCTTACTTTATGATTGTTCAGCAGAGCCAGCCTTTCAATCATCTCAATGCGTTTATAGTTACCGATTTTCAGAGTTATCTAGCAAGCAAGGGATATTCCAAAATTATTTTCCTGGATTTCAGGAACGTAATAATTCTATTGCGAAAGTTTGCAATAGTCTGAATAGCACAGATGCAATAGTTCGATACACCGATATTAAAAAATTCTATCCGACTATATCGCATGAATTGGCACTGCAAGCATGGAAATCAACTTGTGAATCATCAAATATCTCTGCTACGTCTCGTGAGCTTGGAGAACGACTATTAACACAACATGCCGAAACAGCTAAAGAGCATAAGGAAGGATTGGGTATACTTACGGGACCAATGTTTAGCCACCTAATTGCTAATTTGATTCTTGCGAATGTTGATAAACTAATGTTTAAAAATATGGGAGGAAAATATTGGCGTTATGTTGATGACTTTGTGCTTATTGGTAGTGTGGGACAGGTAGAAAGTAGTCGCAAATTGCTAAATACTATATTAAGCGATATGGGTTTTAAATTACATGATGAACGTAAAGATTTTGAAGTTAAATTAAATGAATGGCTAGAAGAATCAAATAGTCTAGAATACTCCATGACTAATCGTTGGACTACATTAATTGCAAATATTAAGCGATTTTTGATTGCTAATCCAGAACAGAAAGTTAATCTTGAACAAGCTTTCTCTCAGGTAGAAGTTAATATTTCATTACTTGATTACTCCAATGCTGTAGTAGAGTCTTCATATCGTCAAAAGTTCTCTGATTGGTTTGTAAGATATTCTTGGTTTCCTAATTCCATACGTGTGCTTACTATAGATAAGTTAGTTAGAGATGCTGTTCAAGCTAGAAATATATATTACCAGCACATAAAAAATATTTTAAATGGAAATAATAATTTTGAAGGGTATAAAAGGAAACAGTTAATATCGAAACTTCGCTTCTATGCTAGGCGATTAAGCTATCTTGCAACTTCAGATACTCTATCCTCACTAAGCTCTACTCTTTCTATTTACCCAGAATTATCTTTGCAAGCAAGAGTTATGAGTGCAATTCACTCGCGGGATGTATCTTTATTGGTTAAGTACGGTACTGATGCAGTACAAGCAGCCGCTCAAATACTTCGTATTAAGCCTAATGCAGTTACATGCTCTCTTCATTCATTTGGAGAAGTTGAGCTTCAAGGTTTAGCAATCTTACGACTCAATGGCATTGAGATTAAATTCCGAGGCGATGTAAATAGCCAAACTATCATCGATCCTCTCAATCAGTTTGCGCTAAATATAAATTCAGCAGAATTAATGAAATCTAACAATCTCTTCATCAAAGAAATTGCTTGTCTTCGTGGAGTTGAGAGCCTATCAAGACACAAATATATGCTAGATAATGCCTTCGATAGAGACGAACAACTCAGTCTTGACATAATAGATCAGTTGCAAGCATATAGTTATTTTTAG
- a CDS encoding GNAT family N-acetyltransferase, giving the protein MKPNLEFGRILNSEELQELGDILSQCFNMPASVCQQYSQRLGQDSFRYIRQANQIVGGLGIYHMGQWFGGKQLAMAGLAAVGIAPEYRGTGIVFQLLTQTLRELYNQGVPISALYPATQRPYRKVGYEQGGTFCNFKLPTNSIKLAISEEVVKEIRTLPMQRVNLIRPEAFYDIYRQQAIKNNGNLERNQAIWERVIEPEPNREIYAYLVGNEAQPEGYIIFKQQNENQLSQVVISDWVALTPAAAKRLWVFLGDHRSIAQEVLWHGSLNDPFVSLLAEQTYKIVSCDRWLLRVINVPKALAQRGYPLGVEVELHLDVHDNLLPENHGKFVLRVSNGQGEVTQGGSGELKLNVRGLASLYTSLFTPDQLLVTGQLEGSDRALATASLLFAGSHPWMRDFF; this is encoded by the coding sequence ATGAAACCAAATTTAGAATTTGGCAGAATTTTAAACTCTGAAGAACTTCAAGAACTTGGGGATATTCTCTCTCAGTGCTTTAATATGCCTGCAAGTGTTTGCCAGCAATACTCCCAACGCCTCGGTCAAGATAGTTTTAGATATATTCGTCAAGCTAATCAAATTGTCGGCGGACTGGGTATTTACCACATGGGGCAGTGGTTTGGTGGTAAGCAGTTAGCAATGGCAGGTTTAGCAGCAGTTGGTATCGCGCCAGAGTATCGCGGGACTGGTATAGTTTTTCAACTGTTAACGCAGACTCTGCGAGAACTATATAACCAAGGCGTACCAATTTCTGCGCTTTATCCGGCTACTCAGCGCCCTTATCGGAAAGTCGGATATGAACAAGGAGGAACCTTTTGTAACTTTAAGCTGCCAACAAATAGTATCAAGTTGGCTATTAGCGAAGAAGTTGTAAAAGAAATTCGCACTTTACCTATGCAGCGAGTGAACCTAATTCGTCCTGAAGCTTTTTATGATATTTATCGTCAACAGGCTATTAAAAATAACGGCAATTTAGAACGTAATCAAGCAATTTGGGAAAGAGTAATTGAGCCAGAACCAAATCGAGAGATTTATGCCTACCTAGTTGGCAATGAAGCTCAACCAGAAGGCTATATTATTTTTAAGCAACAAAATGAAAATCAACTATCTCAGGTAGTAATTTCAGATTGGGTTGCTTTGACACCCGCAGCAGCAAAACGTTTATGGGTTTTTCTGGGCGATCACCGTTCGATCGCTCAAGAAGTATTGTGGCATGGTTCGTTAAATGATCCTTTTGTATCGTTGCTGGCGGAACAAACATATAAAATTGTGAGTTGCGATCGTTGGTTGTTACGAGTTATTAACGTTCCGAAAGCATTAGCGCAGCGTGGTTATCCCCTTGGCGTGGAAGTTGAGTTACATCTGGATGTGCATGATAATTTGTTACCTGAGAATCATGGCAAATTTGTCTTGAGGGTATCTAATGGACAAGGTGAGGTAACTCAAGGGGGTAGCGGGGAATTAAAACTAAATGTACGCGGACTAGCATCGCTTTACACAAGTTTGTTTACTCCTGATCAGTTGCTTGTAACTGGTCAACTTGAAGGTAGCGATCGCGCCTTAGCAACTGCATCTTTATTGTTTGCTGGTTCTCATCCTTGGATGCGCGATTTTTTCTAG
- a CDS encoding serine/threonine-protein kinase, with the protein MLQAKQVLKERYQLQQQLGRTAPGRQTWLATDLQTNEQVIVKLLAFSPQMQWEEMKLFEREAKVLANLNHPQIPRYRDDFSLEQKAGEGLLWFVLVQDYIPGITLQELLAEGKRFTETQVKEIATQVLNILIYLHEINPPVLHRDIKPSNIIWGEDEQIYLVDFGSVQDKEAFTAVTFTVVGTSGYAPLEQFWGRAVPASDLYALGTTLIHLITGIAPVDLPQKDSRIQFANQVTVSSSLISWIEKLIEPAIEKRFNTARQALELLNSGLLIKSSNVNIRNKITQPVDTRIKVNKSSERLEIYLPAGGSRKLGRFGSLGIFASLYFAKWLISLPLLVIWFLPLGLLFSAGISVALLIFFCERRNIYFEGDRFYLERQLFRSIYGKQVGDIEEILGVFLQKQGLVYQVSIRAGGQVYNLGGALSEAESIWLAQEIQDWIN; encoded by the coding sequence ATGTTGCAGGCGAAACAGGTATTAAAAGAACGCTATCAACTTCAACAGCAGTTAGGAAGAACTGCCCCAGGTCGTCAAACCTGGTTAGCCACAGATTTACAAACTAATGAACAGGTAATAGTAAAACTCCTAGCTTTCAGTCCTCAAATGCAGTGGGAGGAAATGAAGCTATTTGAGCGGGAAGCTAAAGTTTTAGCAAATCTCAATCACCCTCAAATTCCTCGTTATCGAGATGATTTTTCTTTAGAGCAGAAAGCAGGGGAAGGATTACTTTGGTTTGTATTAGTGCAAGATTATATTCCAGGTATCACTCTACAAGAATTATTAGCTGAAGGGAAACGCTTCACAGAAACCCAGGTTAAAGAAATTGCTACTCAAGTTTTAAATATTCTGATTTATCTGCACGAAATTAACCCACCAGTACTACATCGGGATATTAAGCCAAGTAATATAATTTGGGGAGAAGATGAACAAATTTATCTGGTAGATTTTGGCTCAGTACAGGATAAAGAAGCGTTTACAGCAGTTACATTTACGGTAGTTGGTACGAGTGGTTATGCACCTTTAGAACAATTCTGGGGGAGAGCAGTTCCAGCATCAGATTTATATGCTTTAGGAACAACATTAATTCACTTAATTACTGGTATTGCTCCTGTTGATTTACCACAAAAAGACTCACGAATTCAATTTGCTAATCAAGTAACTGTTAGTTCTAGCTTAATTAGTTGGATTGAAAAGCTAATAGAACCAGCTATAGAAAAACGCTTTAATACTGCTCGTCAAGCATTGGAGTTGCTCAACTCTGGTTTACTAATCAAATCTAGTAATGTTAATATTAGAAATAAAATTACTCAACCTGTTGATACTCGAATAAAGGTAAACAAGTCTTCAGAACGGTTAGAAATTTATCTTCCTGCTGGAGGCAGCAGAAAACTAGGGAGATTTGGCTCTTTAGGGATATTTGCTAGTTTATATTTTGCGAAGTGGTTAATTTCGTTACCTTTATTAGTAATTTGGTTTCTACCTTTAGGATTACTTTTTTCAGCAGGGATAAGTGTTGCATTATTGATATTTTTTTGCGAACGCAGGAATATTTATTTTGAGGGCGATCGCTTTTATTTAGAACGTCAACTATTTAGATCGATTTATGGTAAGCAAGTAGGAGATATTGAGGAAATTTTAGGCGTTTTTTTGCAAAAGCAAGGCTTAGTTTATCAAGTTAGTATCCGCGCAGGTGGACAAGTTTATAATCTTGGTGGCGCTTTGAGTGAAGCGGAGAGTATTTGGTTAGCGCAAGAAATACAAGATTGGATAAATTAG
- a CDS encoding clan AA aspartic protease, whose protein sequence is MISGIVSNRYATVTIVFRFPHRPDLSIEFVIDTGFTDYLCLPPEAVTLLGLPFKYAMPVNLADNSEVTLPVHEAIILWNGEEREVRVLATGRRPLLGTALLEEHELVVQFTEGGLVTIEEL, encoded by the coding sequence GTGATTTCTGGTATCGTCAGCAATAGATATGCAACCGTCACCATAGTATTTCGTTTTCCACATCGCCCAGACCTGTCAATTGAGTTCGTTATAGACACAGGATTTACCGATTACCTCTGCTTACCACCAGAAGCAGTCACTTTATTGGGTTTACCCTTCAAATATGCGATGCCCGTAAACTTGGCTGATAACAGCGAAGTCACATTACCAGTCCATGAAGCAATAATTCTCTGGAACGGGGAAGAGCGAGAAGTTCGGGTACTGGCAACAGGACGGCGACCTTTGCTTGGAACTGCTTTGCTAGAGGAGCATGAACTTGTAGTTCAATTTACAGAGGGAGGGTTAGTGACAATTGAAGAGTTATAG
- a CDS encoding type II toxin-antitoxin system HicB family antitoxin, with the protein MNQYSMVIQWSDEDRLFLVTIPEFADRVVMPCTHGKTRSEAIRNGEEVIEMYLEAWQEEGETIPKPSTLQIA; encoded by the coding sequence ATGAATCAATACAGCATGGTTATTCAATGGTCTGATGAAGATCGGCTTTTTCTGGTGACGATCCCAGAGTTTGCAGACCGCGTTGTTATGCCTTGCACTCATGGTAAAACCCGATCTGAAGCAATTCGTAATGGGGAAGAAGTAATTGAAATGTACTTAGAAGCTTGGCAAGAAGAAGGTGAAACTATCCCTAAACCTAGCACCCTACAAATTGCCTGA
- a CDS encoding 3'-5' exonuclease, translated as MKILILDTETTGLNANTDRLLEIAAILWSVEHRCILMQVSTLICYDPLIENPAEPINRIPSGALEFTFNYKHGLKMINQMSSSATYICAHNAKFDKLFCQNVGDLELPLENWIDTQDIIYPKSQYSNGTSLTNLAITHGIPIVDSHRALDDCKILAKLLALVPDLAIQLSKASRPKVLVKSLEEKPGTLSRKYGFRWNSIIPLAWAKYMPEEDIELLPFKAIKINS; from the coding sequence ATGAAGATTTTAATTCTCGATACAGAAACTACTGGACTTAACGCTAATACTGATCGTCTTCTAGAAATAGCTGCAATTTTATGGTCTGTAGAGCATCGCTGTATACTTATGCAGGTTAGTACCTTAATCTGCTACGATCCATTGATTGAAAATCCAGCCGAGCCGATTAATAGGATACCATCTGGCGCACTCGAATTTACCTTTAACTACAAGCACGGGTTGAAGATGATCAATCAAATGTCTTCTTCTGCGACTTACATTTGTGCTCACAATGCCAAATTTGATAAATTATTTTGCCAGAATGTAGGAGATCTTGAACTTCCACTAGAGAACTGGATAGATACTCAAGATATTATTTATCCTAAATCCCAATACTCCAATGGTACTAGCTTAACTAACTTGGCTATTACTCATGGCATTCCAATAGTCGATTCTCATCGCGCTCTTGATGATTGTAAGATTTTAGCTAAACTGCTAGCCTTAGTACCCGATCTGGCAATTCAATTGTCCAAGGCTTCACGACCAAAAGTTCTGGTTAAGAGCTTGGAAGAAAAACCAGGCACATTGAGCAGAAAATATGGTTTTCGATGGAACTCGATAATTCCGTTGGCTTGGGCAAAATATATGCCAGAAGAAGACATTGAATTGTTGCCATTCAAAGCTATCAAAATTAACTCATAG
- a CDS encoding Bpu10I family restriction endonuclease, with amino-acid sequence MKEFDKPIPQESLDIAEKTRSNLFAWRGQFSPQLIEVILNSYCLSNSVILDPFVGSGTVLLEAGTLGFEAYGFEINPAAWILSKTSELINSSQRQEVIKFIRNLIDKEFPFRIFENGSQIENLAEKLIQVRGELNKESTNIFDTLVILLDVANNKVTNEFIQSKFADLTGVIEKLPYSENQIRVGLSDARHLPLENDQIDFVVTSPPYINVFNYHQNYRRSAEILGWELLKIAKSEIGSNRANRGNRFYTVVQYCLDIADTLRELSRVAKDGARIVFVVGHESNVLGVPFHNADIIEKIAVKANIFDRVLRQKREFKNKFGKIIREDLINFINLKNQSHKETVEQIAREVALDVLKSGLSLVSSKNLEYIEDAIDNVQDIGRTPILDKICHIYQPHQPVQLASLQYPQIAQSMPELSRPHYTKLTACLNNRRLPEADKERLEEAVRKYHQWIAELESIERGQADTVQKLVEATNRYKRFIELDLIFDSSDNFLYRQKGQLKLDNTILEEFLPQVVFRSLRGIDDSFELGPRKTFSGLSFLSSLGNLGQGGEPSIRTKDQDFILGKRLYLKSSFDPEFQDSKLIESHLGYVCAECKTNLDKTMFQEAVATSRDLKIAVPGSLYFLICEFLDMTPISIISTQIDDVLIVRKTKRMSSHIRQEYRTPQERQHHRQEYVDFLDASKYYPDVFQRMINKIQALIDDTSPSMENVLDQGHF; translated from the coding sequence TTGAAGGAGTTTGATAAACCCATTCCCCAAGAAAGCCTTGACATTGCTGAGAAGACTAGATCTAACTTATTTGCTTGGCGCGGTCAGTTTTCACCACAACTTATTGAAGTTATATTAAACTCATATTGTTTATCTAACTCAGTTATTCTTGATCCTTTTGTAGGTAGTGGAACAGTTTTGCTAGAAGCTGGAACTCTCGGATTTGAGGCATACGGTTTCGAGATTAACCCAGCAGCCTGGATTCTTAGCAAAACCTCTGAATTAATCAACAGTTCTCAAAGACAAGAGGTGATCAAATTTATTAGGAACCTCATAGATAAAGAATTTCCATTTAGAATTTTTGAAAATGGGAGCCAAATTGAAAATTTAGCGGAGAAGCTAATACAAGTTAGGGGCGAATTAAATAAGGAATCAACAAACATTTTTGATACTTTGGTGATTCTTCTTGATGTTGCGAACAATAAAGTTACTAATGAATTTATACAATCTAAGTTTGCTGATTTAACAGGTGTAATCGAAAAGCTTCCTTATTCTGAAAATCAAATTCGAGTAGGTCTATCTGATGCTCGTCACCTTCCCTTGGAAAACGATCAGATAGATTTTGTTGTGACTTCGCCACCTTACATAAACGTATTTAACTATCATCAAAACTATCGCCGATCTGCTGAGATATTAGGATGGGAGTTATTAAAGATAGCAAAGTCGGAAATTGGCTCTAATAGAGCAAATAGAGGAAACCGATTTTACACGGTAGTACAATACTGCCTAGATATAGCTGACACTTTAAGGGAGCTTTCAAGAGTAGCTAAAGATGGGGCTAGGATTGTGTTTGTTGTGGGACATGAATCGAATGTTCTTGGAGTACCTTTTCACAATGCTGATATTATTGAAAAAATTGCAGTAAAAGCCAATATATTTGATAGAGTTTTAAGGCAAAAGAGGGAATTCAAAAATAAGTTTGGCAAAATTATTAGAGAAGATTTAATTAATTTTATTAATTTAAAAAATCAATCTCATAAGGAGACAGTTGAGCAAATTGCTAGGGAAGTGGCGCTTGATGTACTGAAAAGTGGTCTTTCCTTAGTCTCCTCAAAAAATCTTGAATATATAGAAGATGCGATTGACAACGTTCAAGATATTGGAAGAACACCAATTTTAGATAAAATATGCCATATTTATCAGCCACATCAGCCTGTTCAATTAGCCAGCCTTCAATATCCACAGATAGCTCAATCTATGCCTGAACTTTCTCGTCCTCATTATACAAAACTAACTGCTTGTCTCAATAACCGTCGGTTGCCTGAAGCTGATAAAGAACGATTAGAAGAAGCTGTTAGAAAGTATCACCAGTGGATTGCTGAGTTAGAATCAATTGAGCGTGGTCAAGCAGATACAGTCCAAAAGTTAGTCGAAGCTACTAACCGATACAAACGTTTTATTGAACTTGACCTAATATTTGATAGCTCAGATAACTTTTTGTATAGGCAGAAAGGACAGCTAAAATTAGATAATACTATTTTGGAAGAATTTTTACCGCAAGTAGTTTTCCGTAGTTTGCGAGGAATAGATGATTCTTTCGAGTTAGGTCCAAGAAAGACGTTTTCTGGACTTAGCTTCCTCTCATCTCTTGGAAATCTTGGTCAAGGTGGTGAACCAAGCATCAGGACTAAAGATCAGGATTTCATACTTGGCAAAAGATTATATTTAAAATCATCGTTCGATCCAGAATTTCAAGATTCTAAGTTAATTGAGTCACATCTTGGATATGTTTGTGCGGAATGCAAGACAAATTTAGATAAGACTATGTTTCAAGAAGCAGTAGCAACAAGTAGGGATTTAAAAATAGCTGTTCCTGGGTCTTTATATTTTCTAATTTGTGAATTTCTTGATATGACCCCAATTTCAATAATTTCAACTCAAATTGATGATGTTTTGATCGTGCGAAAAACTAAGCGTATGTCTTCTCATATTCGACAAGAGTATCGAACCCCACAGGAAAGACAGCACCATAGGCAGGAATATGTAGATTTTTTGGATGCTTCTAAGTATTATCCTGATGTATTTCAAAGGATGATCAATAAAATCCAGGCTTTAATTGACGATACAAGTCCATCTATGGAAAATGTTTTAGACCAAGGGCATTTCTAA